AGATCTTTTGGCTGGCATAACGCCTGCATTTGCCGGGTAAAGACAGTGCTGAAATCGTAGTCGTTAGCGTGAGCTGTCAAAATAGATGTATCTGTCGTGAGTGCGATTGCTGCCAGAGGCTGTCGTTCAGCCTTGTAACGCACGACAAACTCTGCCGCGAGGTGCTGGCTGTCAGCGGCACTGCCACCGTTACCCATGAAAATTAGCTTGCCGCCAGCTTCAAACGTTTCGGCAATTTGTTCTGCCAGCTGTTCTGTAGTGGCCTGGATACTATCCAGCTTGTTAAAAACTTCCTGGTGACGTTGCAGAGCATTGCTGAAAGACATGTTTAGTTCCGTTCAAATATCAAATTCAAAAGTTTCGCCAGCCTGTTCAGCGAACACAGTGTTAAGGACTGCTTGCAGAGTTTCACCATCGCTGTCACGAATCCAGGTCTGCTTCTCTTCAGCATAGTCGAAATGGAAACCGCCGCTGCGGGCTGCCAGCCATAACTGTGTTACTGGTGTCTGGCGGGTAAAAATAACCTGCGACTGATTTTCGCAGATAACCGTTAAAACTCCACCGTTATTGACATAGTCCATATCGGTACTGGCGTCATCCAAAGCTTCTTCAATAGCAATAAAAGTATCGTCGACGCGCTGATTAAATTCGGATTCATTCATAGTGGGTATCTGCCTGGCATTTTTACGTGGGGCGATTATATACAGATGCACTGTTGAGAGCGATTATTATTCCATTAGTTCCATTGAGGGGGCTTAACTCTGTTCGACCGCTAAGTAGCGATTTCTACCCTCACTTTTGGCTGTTAATAGTTGTTCATCTGCTAGCTGAACCAGTTCATAAGGGGACTGAGCATGAGTATTGGCGGATGTTGCAATACCGATACTGACGGTAATGTTTTGAATGTTGTC
The DNA window shown above is from Aliamphritea ceti and carries:
- a CDS encoding D-sedoheptulose-7-phosphate isomerase translates to MSFSNALQRHQEVFNKLDSIQATTEQLAEQIAETFEAGGKLIFMGNGGSAADSQHLAAEFVVRYKAERQPLAAIALTTDTSILTAHANDYDFSTVFTRQMQALCQPKDLVIGISTSGNSANIIDAIKAAKTIGATCWAWTGSSGGKLKDIADHCLCVPCDETARVQEVHIFVGHWLCEEMDRVSTQI
- the cyaY gene encoding iron donor protein CyaY; protein product: MNESEFNQRVDDTFIAIEEALDDASTDMDYVNNGGVLTVICENQSQVIFTRQTPVTQLWLAARSGGFHFDYAEEKQTWIRDSDGETLQAVLNTVFAEQAGETFEFDI